Proteins found in one Strix aluco isolate bStrAlu1 chromosome 29, bStrAlu1.hap1, whole genome shotgun sequence genomic segment:
- the CHAF1A gene encoding chromatin assembly factor 1 subunit A: MECRNKAAVPPRKLVQARLPFKRLNPVPKEKYDADLEVKKVKSSQSGFGPSKDSSLGASHASLDNVENDCHLGSDVNFAPKLDNGKGPLDHFIQKNSKDNTNETVIVIDLTKGSSHRLSDDTDNVSFDSKASSSLAITNGTLGKEINQLSCLNSPQMMNRTDDSMETDAPCEAVANNGEDLVGGIQSCSGLTECNNVENMKVNQSELKDVIFEGKMPVVLLEDIMTAKSPQVPSLDGSITLENETTESSHEGDSGLTDSSLSSHSVSSPEVQPAAETKRNTSPLAASTPVRKVSQKFHKSSAEKEKLRLQRDQERADKLQKLQAEREEKGRLKEEAKAAKERAKEEAKKKKEEEKELKEKERREKKEKEEKEKAEKLRVKEEKRKERQEALEAKLEEKRKKEEEKRLREEEKRINAQKAEITRFFQKPKTPQAPKILAGSCGKFAPFEIKENMVLAPLCRIALDPDFLEQLDKLLHAQNSEVSFLRDLKCRKPRKTGPTFVSNSTDIVNSDVVVVDNCKTDVLPERGKFGRMKLLQFCENHRPAYWGTWNKKTTMIRPRNPWSKDSKLLDYEVDSDEEWEEEEPGESLSHSEGDDEEEGEDEDDDDGFFVPHGYLSEDEGVTEECDPENQKVRQKLKAKEWDELMAKGKRFHVLQPVKIGCVWGSAGNDSGTNADLKVLQQFAACILDSPVAEEEQQIQKCSKKRAKDQQILGQLLPLLHGNVNGSKVIIQEFQECCRQGLFSDVTAAADCSDTSPASPHASRPQTPVGEDSGVPSKARLKRIISENSVYEKRPEYRMCWYVHSEVLKSFDREHLPVPCQWNYVTQVPSSGKEEGGSVPGVAVLQTTPVSVKRKSTGSMSITKFMKRPRGAEQAEAAEMDGFQADTEEDEEDDDCMIVNIQPGKDSTLTVTETASESSGRRATHQDTSMVSPPNTV, from the exons ATGGAGTGCAGAAACAAAGCAGCTGTTCCCCCACGGAAGCTGGTACAAG CTCGGTTGCCATTCAAACGCTTGAATCCTGTACCAAAGGAAAAATACGATGCAGATTTAGAAGTCAAAAAAGTAAAGAGCTCACAAAGTGGTTTTGGTCCAAGTAAGGATTCCTCCCTAGGTGCATCGCATGCATCCCTGGACAACGTGGAGAACGACTGCCATTTGGGTTCAGATGTGAATTTTGCTCCAAAACTTGATAACGGAAAGGGTCCATTAGAccattttatacagaaaaactCAAAAGATAACACAAATGAAACTGTTATTGTTATTGACCTGACAAAGGGCTCTAGCCATAGACTAAGTGATGATACAGACAATGTTAGTTTTGATTCAAAAGCATCTTCATCCCTAGCTATAACTAATGGCACGTTAGGAAAAGAGATAAACCAGTTGAGTTGCTTGAATTCCCCTCAGATGATGAATCGGACGGATGATTCAATGGAGACTGACGCGCCGTGTGAAGCTGTAGCCAATAACGGTGAAGACTTGGTAGGTGGAATCCAGTCGTGTTCTGGGTTAACAGAGTGTAACAATGTGGAAAACATGAAGGTAAACCAGAGTGAACTGAAGGATGTTATCTTTGAGGGGAAGATGCCTGTAGTACTCCTGGAGGATATTATGACTGCAAAATCTCCCCAAGTTCCTTCTTTGGATGGAAGCATCACATTGGAAAATGAGACCACAGAATCGTCTCACGAAGGGGACTCAGGACTTACCGACTCCTCACTAAGCTCTCACTCTGTGAGCTCACCTGAGGTGCAGCCTGctgcagaaacaaagagaaatacTAGTCCTTTAGCTGCCTCAACGCCTGTTAGGAAG GTATCTCAGAAATTCCACAAAAGTTCGGCAGAGAAGGAGAAGCTGAGATTGCAAAGA GATCAGGAGCGTGCAGACAAGCTGCAGAAGTTGCaagcagaaagggaggaaaagggaaggctGAAAGAAGAAGCAAAAGCTGCAAAAGAGCGAGCCAAGGAGGAGgcgaagaagaagaaggaagaagagaaagagttgaaagagaaagaaaggagagaaaagaaggaaaaagaggaaaaggaaaaagccgAGAAGCTGAGAGTGAAGGAGGAGAAACGCAAGGAGAGGCAGGAAGCCTTAGA GGCAAAACttgaggagaagaggaagaaagaagaggagaaacggttgagagaggaggaaaag CGTATTAatgcacagaaagcagaaattacGAGGTTCTTCCAGAAACCAAAGACTCCACAAGCCCCGAAG ATTCTTGCTGGCTCTTGTGGAAAGTTTGCTCCTTTTGAAATTAAGGAGAACATGGTCTTGGCTCCCCTCTGTCGTATTGCCCTGGATCCAGACTTCTTAGAACAGCTGGATAAGCTCCTGCATGCACAGAATAGTGAAGTTTCTTTCTTGAGGGATCTAAAGTGTCGTAAACCACGGAAAACTGGACCTACTTTTGTCAGTAACAGCACCGACATAGTAAACAG TGATGTGGTGGTAGTGGATAACTGCAAAACAGATGTTCTTCCTGAAAGGGGGAAATTTGGTAGAATGAAGCTTCTGCAGTTTTGTGAGAATCACCGTCCTGCGTACTGGGGCACATGGAACAAGAAAACCACTATGATCCGTCCCAGGAATCCTTGGTCAAAGGACAGT AAACTACTGGACTATGAAGTAGATAGCGATGAagaatgggaagaggaggaacCTGGAGAAAGTCTCTCCCATAGTGAAGGG GATGatgaagaggagggagaggatgaagatgatgatgatgggtTTTTTGTACCCCATGGGTACCTATCTGAAGATGAAGGAGTGACAGAA GAGTGCGATCCAGAGAATCAGAAGGTTCGtcaaaagctgaaagcaaaggagTGGGATGAACTGATGGCCAAGGGGAAGAGGTTCCATGTTTTACAGCCTGTGAAAATCGGCTGTGTGTGGGGAAGTGCAGGAAACGACAGCGGCACAAATGCAGACCTAAAGGTTCTCCAGCAGTTCGCAGCCTGTATCCTGGATTCACCTGTTGCAGAGGAAGAACAACAGATACAGAAATGTagcaaaaaaagagcaaaagatcAACAAA TCCTTGGCCAGCTTCTGCCACTGCTGCACGGCAACGTGAACGGGAGCAAAGTGATCATCCAGGAATTCCAGGAGTGCTGCCGACAAGGACTGTTCAGCGACGTGACGGCAGCCGCCGACTGTAGCGACACGAGCCCTGCGAGCCCCCACGCCTCCCGGCCGCAGACGCCTGTTGGTGAGGACAGCGGTGTCCCTTCCAAAGCCAGGCTAAAGCGAATCATTTCTGAGAACTCTGTGTATGAGAAGAGACCCGAGTATAGGATGTGCTGGTACGTCCACTCGGAGGTGCTGAAGAGTTTTGATCGAGAGCATCTCCCCGTCCCTTGTCAATGGAACTACGTCACCCAAGTTCCTTcttcagggaaggaggagggtggCAGCGTGCCTGGCGTGGCGGTCCTGCAGACCACCCCTGTGTCGGTAAAGAGGAAGTCCACCGGAAGCATGTCCATCACTAAATTCATGAAAAGGCCTCGAGGTGCTGAACAG gCTGAAGCTGCGGAAATGGATGGATTTCAGGCAGACAccgaggaagatgaggaagatgaCGACTGCATGATTGTGAATATACAGCCAGGCAAAG ATTCTACGTTGACAGTTACTGAAACAGCTTCAGAATCCAGTGGGAGAAGAGCCACTCACCAGGACACCAGCATGGTCAGCCCACCTAATACAGTTTGA
- the UBXN6 gene encoding UBX domain-containing protein 6 has translation MRKFFQEIKADLKFKTAGPGQKLSEPSRVPKEKPKAEAAPKPRQGPTDEAQMAAAAALARMELKPKGKLPSSQEAIKNQVRKELMAEAAASEKGLSAEEEDLASPDKEGAAAPSVSGVYFICPLTGAVVRKDKKEKHLREAIQAYFSVDPVAASIMEIHTFNKDREKVRAGVETMAKYLDNIYLHPEEEKYRKIKLQNKVFQERISCLEGIHRFFQAIGFETKTLPVPGQETTEEYYVLKEEMLTKLEDLKDYKEQLLSSEPVRAQLDRQLCLFKPSPEAARFELPNDFYNLTAEEIKREQRLRTEAVEKASMLRTRAMREKEEQREMRKYSYTLVRVRFPDGYILQGTFYARESVSMLYNFVREALRDDWLPFELLGPGGLKLTDENLAFNECGLVPSALLTLAWDAAVMADIEAAGEEQPASPLKPELLSRVQTLS, from the exons ATGCGCAAGTTCTTCCAGGAGATCAAGGCCGACTTGAAGTTCAAGACCGCGGGGCCCGGACAGAAGCTCTCGGAGCCGTCCCG GGTCCCCAAGGAGAAGCCGAAAGCTGAAGCGGCCCCGAAGCCTCGTCAGGGACCGACGGATGAAGCGcagatggcggcggcggcagcgctggCCCGGATGGAGCTGAAGCCCAAGGGCAAGTTGCCCTCGTCCCAGGAAGCCATCAAGAACCAGG TGAGAAAAGAGCTGATGGCCGAGGCAGCTGCAAGCGAGAAGGGGCTCTCCGCGGAGGAAGAG GACCTCGCCTCCCCAGACAAGGAAGGGGCAGCTGCCCCCTCTGTGTCAGGGGTCTACTTCATTTGCCCGTTGACCGGTGCAGTTGTAAggaaagacaagaaggaaaagcaCCTCAGAGAAGCCATCCAGGCA TACTTCTCCGTAGACCCGGTGGCTGCCTCGATCATGGAGATTCACACCTTCAATAAGGACCGAGAGAAAGTACGAGCGGGCGTGGAGACCATGGCCAA ATACTTGGATAATATCTATCTCCATCCAGAGGAGGAAAAGTACCGGAAAATCAAACTGCAGAACAAAGTGTTTCAG gaaAGGATAAGCTGCCTGGAAGGGATACACAGATTTTTCCAGGCTATTGGGTTTGAGACAAAAACACTGCCTGTTCCAGGACAAG AGACCACAGAGGAGTACTATgtactgaaggaagaaatgctgacCAAGTTGGAAGACCTCAAGGACTACAAAGAGCAGCTTTTAAGCTCTGAGCCTGTGAGAGCCCAGCTGGATCGCCAGCTCTGTCTCTTTAAACCATCACCTGAAGCTGCTCGGTTTGAGCTGCCAAATGACTTTTACAACCTCACTGCAGAAGAGATCAAACGAGAGCAGCGGCTCCG GACAGAAGCAGTCGAGAAGGCTTCGATGCTGAGGACAAGAGCCATGCGCGAGAAAGAAGAACAAAGGGAGATGCGGAAGTACAGCTACACCCTGGTGCGAGTCCGGTTTCCCGACGGATACATCCTCCAAG GGACTTTTTATGCGCGAGAATCAGTATCCATGCTCTACAACTTTGTGAGAGAAGCACTCCGAGATGACTGGCTGCCCTTTGAGCTGTTGGGACCCGGAGGTCTCAAACTGACTGATGAGAACTTGGCCTTCAATGAATGTGGGCTG GTGCCCTCAGCCCTCCTGACTCTCGCCTGGGACGCGGCAGTCATGGCGGACATTGAGgcggcaggagaggagcagccaGCAAGCCCCCTGAAACCAGAACTTCTCTCCAGAGTCCAGACACTGTCATGA